Part of the Sulfurovum xiamenensis genome, TCACCGCACCGATAGGCACACCGCCGCCAAGTCCTTTGGCAAGGGTAATGATATCCGGTTCGATCTCGTAAAGATTGGAAGCAAGGAACTCGCCGGTACGATAGACACCTGTTTGCACCTCATCCACTATAAGCAGTACACCTTTTTCTTTAAGGTGTTTAGCAAGCTGTTGGATCTCTTCTTTCTCAAAAGGCTGCACCCCGCCCTCACCTTGAACCAATTCTATCAATACCGCTACGGTCTCATCGTCAATGGCTTTATAGACGTCTTCGATACTCTTTTCATAGCTGAATCCTTCCGGATAAGGTGAAAAGTTCGGTGTATGAAAACTCTCCTGACCCGTAGCCTTGACTGTGGTGATCGTACGCCCATGAAATGAGTGTTCAAGTGTGATCACTTTGTAACGCTTGTTTTCAAATTTGGTCTCACCATACTTACGAGCGATTTTGATCGCCCCTTCGTTCGCTTCTGCACCAGAGTTAGCAAAGAATACTCCCATATCATATCCACTGAGCTCTACCATTCTCTGTGCCAACTTTGCCTGAGGCTCTATCACTTGAAGGTTTGAGATATGAATGATATTTTTTGCCTGATTACAGATAGCTTCAACCAGTTTAGGATGGTTATGTCCTACGGAGTTTACAGCGATACCAGAAGCAAAGTCTATATAATCTTTACCATTCTCATCATAGAGTGTAGATCCTACACCTTTGACGAAGTTCGTATAGTCACGTGCATAGGTTTGAAGCACATATTGTTTATCTTGTTGTTCTAAATTCATTTTTTCCATCTTTATTAGTCTTTACAGTATTATAGCAAAGTGTTGTTTTGTAATAATTATTTTATCTCTACTTTCAACAGCTCTGAAAATGATCCCTCAGGTGCGGGGATGTATATCTCTGCACGATAAGAAGAGATAAACTTCTCATCTGCTACGCTCCATACTTTATCCACTTTATAGACTGTCTTCTCACCATTAAGATAGACTGTTTTTTGCTCTATCTTATCCAACTCTTCTGGTTCTAAAAAAAGTACCAGCTTTGCTCTGCTCGCATCCACTACCTTTGCCAAAGGTGAACCTGGAGTGACATAGTCTCCTTTGCGTACCATGATTTCATACAGATACATATTTTTGA contains:
- a CDS encoding aspartate aminotransferase family protein translates to MEKMNLEQQDKQYVLQTYARDYTNFVKGVGSTLYDENGKDYIDFASGIAVNSVGHNHPKLVEAICNQAKNIIHISNLQVIEPQAKLAQRMVELSGYDMGVFFANSGAEANEGAIKIARKYGETKFENKRYKVITLEHSFHGRTITTVKATGQESFHTPNFSPYPEGFSYEKSIEDVYKAIDDETVAVLIELVQGEGGVQPFEKEEIQQLAKHLKEKGVLLIVDEVQTGVYRTGEFLASNLYEIEPDIITLAKGLGGGVPIGAVMTKHKDVLVAGDHGSTFGGNYLSTAAGLAVLDILYPLYDDGTIDETLVYFSQKLNKMAEKYTHLFEKEVGLGLMRGLRAQSAEVQAGVIKNCMAEGLIVLKAGRNTVRFLPSITISKNEIDEGFKRFEKAISSL